Proteins encoded by one window of Haliotis asinina isolate JCU_RB_2024 chromosome 6, JCU_Hal_asi_v2, whole genome shotgun sequence:
- the LOC137287310 gene encoding protein kinase C-binding protein NELL2-like: protein TLSANICLLTLLILLAHCSPDEVVPSTGEFNVCLEGTHHCHPKAVCTDMKGTYRCDCFDGYVGDGFTKCEPFCHGRCLNGGKCLAPNVCECRHGYIGPNCELDIDECALGISSCRGHSVCINQPGWYQCDCLEGFHSNWPDNHYGSLCLDINECAGEGNGHTCHPTMHCINEEGSYHCGCINNNTCLKNCLFEGQEHKNGDTWLSTVDKCLSCTCQSGVTTCHKKDCDCSDPAVDNDCCPFCNLTAQCPHQEFAFFMQNGERWTFQCQTCECLQGEVDCWPLECPEDRCHNMVQEKGDCCPRCIDDNPCVNPNLGLGGQDHSTAKCMYLNHQFGHGDSWVLESDKCTSCECKAGHICCSFNQTCYAEAGLPTAAPEDQISLG from the exons AGTTTAACGTGTGTCTGGAAGGCACCCACCATTGTCACCCGAAAGCTGTATGTACAGATATGAAGGGTACCTATCGATGTGACTGTTTTGATGGATATGTTGGCGATGGATTCACTAAATGTGAAC CATTTTGTCATGGCCGATGCCTCAATGGGGGGAAGTGTTTGGCGCCAAATGTCTGTGAGTGCCGCCATGGATATATAGGTCCAAACTGTGAACTTG ACATTGACGAGTGTGCACTGGGTATATCCTCTTGTCGTGGACACTCCGTCTGTATTAACCAGCCGGGATGGTACCAGTGTGACTGTCTTGAAGGTTTCCATAGCAACTGGCCAGACAACCATTATGGCAGCCTATGTCTAG ATATTAATGAATGTGCGGGAGAAGGAAATGGCCACACATGTCATCCCACAATGCACTGCATCAATGAGGAAGGGTCGTATCACTGTGGGTGTATAAACAACAACACATGTCTGAAAA ACTGCTTGTTTGAAGGCCAGGAGCACAAGAATGGTGACACGTGGCTGTCAACAGTGGACAAGTGTCTTTCTTGTACCTGTCAG TCTGGAGTGACCACCTGCCACAAGAAGGATTGTGACTGCTCTGATCCTGCGGTGGACAATGACTGCTGTCCATTTTGTAACCTGACTGCCCAGTGTCCCCACCAAGAGTTCGCCTTCTTCATGCAAAATGGAGAGAGGTGGACCTTCCAGTGTCAGACCTGCGAGTGTCTG CAAGGAGAGGTAGATTGCTGGCCTCTAGAGTGCCCTGAGGATCGGTGTCACAACATGGTGCAGGAGAAGGGAGACTGTTGCCCACGCTGCATTGATGACAACCCCTGCGTTAACCCTAACCTTGGTCTAGGAGGACAGGACCACTCCACAGCAAAGTGCATGTATCTGAATCATCAGTTCGGACACGGGGACTCCTGGGTGCTGGAGAGTGACAAGTGTACATCCTGTGAATGCAAG GCTGGTCACATCTGTTGTTCCTTCAACCAAACCTGCTATGCTGAAGCTGGTCTACCTACTGCCGCCCCCGAAGACCAGATCTCCCTGGGATAG